In Candidatus Cloacimonadaceae bacterium, the DNA window CCTCAACCTCTAAGATTGCTTGCTTGATATCATTGTCTTTCATGGCATACTCCTTAAGTTAGTTTGGAAACCATACTATTTATGCGGGTATGTATGTCAAGCTATTTCTTCAGCAGCTATAGAAAATGCCCAAACTCCAGATTACGGACTAAGTCCGTATTGACTCCGTAATGCTAAGGGGGATGTAGCGCAGCATGCCGATGCTGCGGATCGGGGAATGGATCGGAAAATGCAGTGTGTAGTACATCGGGAGATTTGAACAATCTCCGATCGTTCGTAAAATATCCTACTCACAAAGTTCTTGACACGAATATCGATTCCGCATCACATGGCACAATCATCATCAAGAGAGGATATCGCAATGAAAAGTACGTTTCTGATCATCGTCGCGCTGGTGATTGTATTGCTGTTTGTGAGCGCCTGCGCGCCCGGCATGAACGATCACAACAAGGAAAAACCTGCCGGATTCCTGTGGGGTATCTGGCACGGATGGATCGCGCCTATTTCACTGATTTGGAAACTCTTTGTGCCGCAAGTCGGCATCTATGAGGTCAATAACTCCGGCTGGACTTATGATTTTGGCTTTTATATTGCCATTATCTCCGGCTTCGGCGGATTATCTTTGAACAGGAGCAGAAAGAAGAAGTGAGCAAAAGAATCACAGCTATTGAGCTTGCGGATGCGTCAGACGGGGATGTCCGGCACCACTATGAAACCAGTGTGTGATTTTATATATCATATTGGAACTGTAAGTATATGGCATAGTTAGCTTTGGATTGAGCGGTACACCTATTTCAAACTTTGTCCTGATCCTCACCGCCGCGATTTGGGGGTTTGCCTTTGTGGCGCAACGCAAGGGCATGGAAACCCTGGATCCCTTTACTTTCAACGCTTTGCGCTTTGCCTTGGGAACCGGTTTTTTGTACCTGCTGAAATTGATCTTAAAAAAGGGAAAAGGAGTCCATGAAGGGGTGTCAAGCGGCAAACCAATGCTGCTATTGGGTTTGATCCTCTTTATCGCTGCCTCTTTGCAGCAGTTTGGAATCGTCTGGACCAGTGCCGGAAATGCGGGATTCATCACGGGGCTTTATGTGTTATTTGTTCCTTTGATCGGGTTGTTCAGAGCGCAAAAACTGCGCTTAAGTGTGATTGGAAGCGTGGTTTTGGCGGTGGCGGGCTTGTATGTAATCAATCTTGGAGCCGATCTGAACATGTCTATTGGAAACGCTTGGGTGCTCGTCAGTGCCGTCTTTTTCGCGATCCATGTGCAAATGGTGGACAAGCTTTCCAAGCTGCACTCCGCCATTGACTTGGCAATGCTCCAATTCAGCGTGTGCGCGATTTTGAGTTTCGGCTTTGCCGGTGCTCATCATCTTATTAAAATGGGTTCCTCTATGGAAGTGAATCTGCTCGTAAGCAACATCATAAGCGCTTCCCTGCCAATTTTTTATGGAGGAATCATGTCCGTTGGGATTGCCTACACGCTGCAGATATTTGCCCAAAAGCGGGTGCAGCCTACCACGGCTGCGATCATACTTTGTTCGGAAGGGCTCATTGCCCTCTTTGGCGGATGGCTGTTATTGTCCGAAAAGATCGGTCTATCCACGCTGCTTGGCGCTTTTCTCCTTCTGACGGCGATGCTGCTCAGTATTCTGCGACGGGGCGGAAAAGTTTTTTTGATTGACAAAAAAGGGACTGTAAAAACTTAGTAACCGAACACGTGATTCGAATAAGGAATTTAAGGATAGAGATAATGTTATACACAATTGCTTTGATCATTCATGCCATCATCTGCATCGCGCTGGTGCTGATTATTTTGGCGCAAACATCCAAAGGCGGCTTGGATGCCAATCTCGGCGGCGCGGCGATGAACGTCTTTGGCGGCAGTGGAGCTTCAAAGTTCCTCAAAAAATGGACTCAGATTCTGGCTTTGGTTTTTGTAGCCTCATGTCTGTTGTTGGCATTTCTGGTGCGCGATGCTCGCGGAACCAATATGGACAAGATACAGGAACGCCAGAAGAAGCTTGATGCCGCAGCAGGAACAGCTCCAGCCGGCACCGAACAACCGGTTCCTTTTAATAGCACTCCTTAAACAGTTTTTTCAAGTAAGCAGAAGTGGTGGAATTGGCAGACACGCAAGACTAAGGATCTTGTGCCTTTAACGGGTGTGCGGGTTCGAGTCCCGCCTTCTGTACCAAATATAACGCGACCTTCACTGGTCGCGTTTTTTTACTTTGGCTTTTTGAAAGAGAGGATGATCTGATATACTTGGTTGCGTGGATATTCGCTGCTTAATTCTTCCAGGATCGCTGATGCTTGTTTGCCCGATCTGAGCATATCTTTCACCAGATACCGCAATTGTCCGGGATCAGGAACAGTCTCTTTTAAACAAGGCTCGATCAGGATCACAAACTCGCCTTTCTCCATCACCTGATAGTCTTCAAGTAGGCTTCCCAAATCGGTTCTTATGTATTCTTCATAGATTTTGCTAAGTTCACGGGCGATCACGATTTGCCGCTTGCCAAGGTGTTTATAGAGCTCCATGAGGGTCTTTTTGACGCGGTGAGGCGCTTCATAAAGAATAACGGTATCCGGCGAGACGACAATTCTCTGCATGATCTGCTTACGATCCTTTGGTTTTTGCGGCAGGAATCCCAGAAACAAAAAACTGCTGCATGGCAAACCACTTGCTGTGAGCGCAGGCACGAATGCCGTTGCCCCCGGTAGAGCGATTACTTCCACACCCTCGTCAATAGCGGCTTTGACGATGATTTCCGCTGGATCGGATATTCCCGGACTGCCGGCATCGGAGATGATCGCCACATCTTTCCCCTGTTCGAGAATTGCCATAATCTCCGGGATACGGCGTTTTTCACTGAATTTGTGATAGCTGATCAGCGCGGGACAAGGGATCTGAAAGTGCTTCAGCAACCTTCGGGCGGAGCGGGTATCCTCAGCGGCGATCAGGGTTGCGGATTTGAGCGTCTCCAATCCCCGCAGGGTCATATCTCCCAGATTGCCGATGGGAGTGGGCACAAGATATAGTTTCCCGCTTTTCATCTTTTCCTCTTTCAGAGAATCTGGTTTAGATGATCTTGAGCTCGGATCCGATTTTGACAAAAGACTGAATCGCCCTGTCCAAATGATAAAGTGAATGAGCTGCGGAGATTTGAACCCTGATGCGTGCTTGTCCCACGGGCACCACCGGGAAAGTGAAACCGATCACGTAAACTCCTTCCTTGAGCAGCTTGTCCGCCATCTGAACTGCCAAAGCTTCGTTGTAGATC includes these proteins:
- a CDS encoding DMT family transporter, encoding MSGTPISNFVLILTAAIWGFAFVAQRKGMETLDPFTFNALRFALGTGFLYLLKLILKKGKGVHEGVSSGKPMLLLGLILFIAASLQQFGIVWTSAGNAGFITGLYVLFVPLIGLFRAQKLRLSVIGSVVLAVAGLYVINLGADLNMSIGNAWVLVSAVFFAIHVQMVDKLSKLHSAIDLAMLQFSVCAILSFGFAGAHHLIKMGSSMEVNLLVSNIISASLPIFYGGIMSVGIAYTLQIFAQKRVQPTTAAIILCSEGLIALFGGWLLLSEKIGLSTLLGAFLLLTAMLLSILRRGGKVFLIDKKGTVKT
- the secG gene encoding preprotein translocase subunit SecG → MLYTIALIIHAIICIALVLIILAQTSKGGLDANLGGAAMNVFGGSGASKFLKKWTQILALVFVASCLLLAFLVRDARGTNMDKIQERQKKLDAAAGTAPAGTEQPVPFNSTP
- the rsmI gene encoding 16S rRNA (cytidine(1402)-2'-O)-methyltransferase, whose protein sequence is MKSGKLYLVPTPIGNLGDMTLRGLETLKSATLIAAEDTRSARRLLKHFQIPCPALISYHKFSEKRRIPEIMAILEQGKDVAIISDAGSPGISDPAEIIVKAAIDEGVEVIALPGATAFVPALTASGLPCSSFLFLGFLPQKPKDRKQIMQRIVVSPDTVILYEAPHRVKKTLMELYKHLGKRQIVIARELSKIYEEYIRTDLGSLLEDYQVMEKGEFVILIEPCLKETVPDPGQLRYLVKDMLRSGKQASAILEELSSEYPRNQVYQIILSFKKPK